The following coding sequences are from one Thermodesulfobacteriota bacterium window:
- a CDS encoding peroxiredoxin, which translates to MSDMPNVGDKAPEFEAETYGGEKVKLSDYMGKSSVALYFYPKDNTGTCTKEACSMRDGMQELEGMGVQVLGVSTDSVKSHENFKNKYDLNFPLLSDKSKEIIGAYGVESDYGSAKRTTFLIDKSGVVKHVWTKVKAAAHADEVKEKALELGL; encoded by the coding sequence ATGAGCGATATGCCAAATGTAGGGGATAAAGCCCCTGAATTTGAAGCCGAGACATACGGCGGTGAAAAAGTAAAATTAAGCGATTATATGGGTAAGAGTTCAGTTGCATTGTATTTCTACCCCAAGGACAACACAGGAACATGCACCAAAGAAGCCTGCTCTATGCGTGATGGTATGCAAGAGCTAGAAGGCATGGGAGTTCAGGTCTTGGGTGTTAGCACTGACAGTGTTAAATCTCATGAGAACTTTAAAAATAAATACGATCTTAATTTCCCACTTTTAAGTGATAAGAGCAAAGAGATTATCGGAGCATATGGAGTTGAGAGCGATTACGGCTCTGCTAAGCGAACAACTTTCTTAATCGATAAGTCTGGAGTGGTCAAGCACGTATGGACAAAAGTAAAAGCTGCAGCTCATGCGGACGAGGTTAAGGAAAAAGCACTAGAGCTTGGTTTATAG
- the bioD gene encoding dethiobiotin synthase, producing the protein MSEGIFVTGTDTGVGKTIVTASIAWNLAQAGNSVAVMKPVQTGTIVSGPTDIEFVQELLGDDHKIDVSCPYSFPDPVAPLVASMLSGERILIEKIKDAYEKLSSTNDYVIVEGAGGLLVPILEDYFMSDLALDLELPILVVSRPNLGTLNHSLLTLESAERKGLDIAGIVISNYPWDPGIPEQTNPELILSMTGVNLLGILPNSSSVSVEKGEIGNLRELASSSLSKELGGTFVLEEFLSSFE; encoded by the coding sequence ATGAGTGAGGGTATTTTTGTAACGGGCACCGACACTGGGGTTGGAAAGACCATAGTAACAGCTTCGATTGCTTGGAATCTTGCGCAGGCGGGGAATTCTGTAGCTGTGATGAAGCCGGTTCAGACTGGAACAATTGTAAGCGGACCCACTGATATAGAGTTTGTCCAAGAGCTTTTAGGGGACGATCATAAAATTGATGTTTCCTGTCCCTATAGTTTCCCGGATCCTGTTGCGCCGCTGGTGGCTTCAATGTTGTCCGGCGAGCGTATCCTGATTGAAAAAATAAAAGATGCTTATGAAAAGCTTAGCTCCACAAATGACTATGTAATAGTTGAGGGAGCGGGCGGGCTTTTGGTTCCAATTTTAGAAGACTATTTTATGTCCGACTTGGCTTTGGATTTGGAGCTTCCTATCCTTGTGGTTTCAAGACCGAATCTTGGTACATTGAACCATAGCCTGCTTACATTAGAGTCAGCTGAGAGAAAGGGACTTGATATTGCCGGGATCGTAATTAGCAACTACCCCTGGGATCCTGGTATACCTGAGCAGACAAACCCAGAGCTGATTTTAAGTATGACAGGGGTTAATTTGCTTGGGATATTACCAAACAGCAGTTCAGTATCTGTAGAAAAAGGTGAGATTGGAAACCTAAGGGAGCTCGCGTCATCGTCATTATCAAAAGAGCTCGGCGGCACTTTTGTATTAGAGGAATTTTTGTCATCATTTGAGTGA
- a CDS encoding metal-sulfur cluster assembly factor: MGFGNMLNRLLNNESKEQKEERLNPSDKKDETQSQTPPADTVEEAIAQSESAPEPPPAPAEEANVPTEPSGPLTEEKVLEVLSEVYDPEIPIDIVNLGLIYGIDIEGSNVTITMTMTAPGCPASTQIAGESKLMVEELSQVDNVDIDIVWDPPWDPSKMSEEAQQSMGMI, encoded by the coding sequence ATGGGTTTTGGCAATATGCTGAACAGGCTTTTAAATAATGAAAGCAAAGAACAAAAAGAGGAGAGGTTAAATCCGTCAGATAAGAAAGACGAAACTCAGTCTCAAACTCCGCCTGCTGACACAGTTGAAGAAGCAATAGCTCAAAGTGAAAGCGCACCTGAACCACCACCAGCGCCTGCTGAAGAAGCAAACGTACCTACAGAGCCGAGCGGCCCGCTAACCGAAGAAAAAGTACTAGAAGTTTTAAGCGAGGTTTATGATCCTGAGATCCCTATAGACATAGTGAACCTTGGCCTGATTTACGGCATAGATATAGAAGGCTCTAACGTAACCATTACAATGACTATGACTGCTCCCGGGTGTCCTGCTTCAACTCAAATAGCAGGCGAATCAAAGCTTATGGTAGAAGAGCTATCTCAAGTGGACAATGTTGACATAGACATCGTTTGGGACCCGCCTTGGGACCCTAGCAAAATGAGCGAAGAGGCCCAGCAAAGCATGGGTATGATATAG
- a CDS encoding cytochrome c3 family protein: MKKGLKIVSVPLLAAVILIGFYFNNNTDAESSDKGPVQPIPFSHKIHAGEDEIPCEYCHSYVEVGPNPGIPSVKKCMGCHQHILGRDVEYDFDGKTINIKNEIAKVREYWAKKEPIPWVQVNSQPGYVHFTHKRHIKRGFECAQCHGDVANMDQVHEVHRMNMGFCIQCHQENAKDEHELAHLRDCLTCHY, from the coding sequence ATGAAAAAAGGGCTCAAAATAGTTTCGGTTCCACTACTTGCGGCTGTAATACTTATTGGATTTTATTTCAATAATAACACCGACGCGGAGAGTAGTGATAAAGGCCCAGTTCAACCAATTCCATTTAGTCATAAAATTCATGCAGGTGAAGATGAAATTCCATGTGAGTACTGCCACAGCTATGTAGAGGTAGGTCCAAACCCTGGAATACCTTCTGTAAAAAAATGCATGGGCTGCCATCAGCACATACTAGGCCGCGATGTAGAATACGATTTTGATGGCAAAACAATCAACATTAAAAACGAAATTGCAAAAGTTAGAGAATATTGGGCTAAGAAAGAGCCAATACCATGGGTGCAGGTAAATTCTCAGCCCGGCTATGTTCACTTTACTCACAAGCGCCACATCAAGCGCGGGTTTGAGTGTGCTCAGTGTCACGGCGATGTGGCCAACATGGACCAGGTACACGAAGTACACAGAATGAACATGGGATTCTGTATCCAATGTCATCAAGAAAATGCAAAAGACGAGCATGAGCTTGCACATTTAAGGGATTGTTTGACCTGTCATTATTGA